Genomic DNA from Setaria italica strain Yugu1 chromosome V, Setaria_italica_v2.0, whole genome shotgun sequence:
gaaaTACCCGGAACTAAAAGTCGGGACCTTTATTCCGAATTATTAGTTCCGGTCGGAAAAATCGAGATAGGTTTTCCAACCAGGTTTACAGCTCGTTTTTCTAAGGGAGAGAAAGATGGCATCCCTATAATTTTCACTCATGCAATGATATTCAATCTACCGTTTTCTGTTCAAAAGAATTCGGTCAATGCAAATTTCCCTACGGAATCGCAGTATGACCACGCCACAATTTCCCGTAGTCACTGATTACTGCTTCGCTCGGTAACACCCAAAAAGAGATGCATCTTCGGGATTACGCTGCGACGCTTCGAGTTACGAAATGGATCGGGAATACGTGGCGCTAATGCATTAATCACTCAGACGGATCAACTCGCCCATGAACAGTCAGCAGCACTATAAATACGAGACCTCCGTACACTCTCATTCCTCACAAACCAGTATAGAGACTACAGACTAGAGACTAGAGAGTAGAAAAAGCAAAGCGTCTCGTACGTCCTCCGTAGCAGCCACGATGTTCGGGCGCTTTGCCATGCCAAGCACCCAAGCTTCCTCCAACCCGACCACCCGCCTCACCGTCCGCTTCGGCTCCGCCATGATCGACACCACGGTCACccgcgacgccgcggccgccgacgagtGGGTGCGCGCCGTGCGCGCCGCGAGCCCGCGCGGCGCCCCTCTCATCGTCGGCCTCGACTGCGAGTGGAAGCCCAACTACTGCAGCTGGACGACCTCCAAGGTGGCCATCCTCCAGCTCTGCGCGGGCGCCCGCTGCCTCATCCTGCAGCTCCTCTACGTCGACCGTATCCCGGCCTCCGTCAGGGGCCTCCTAGCCGACCCCGACGTGCGGCTCGTCGGCATTGGCGTCGGCGAGGACGCCGCGAAGCTGGCCGCCGACTACGGCCTCGAGTGCGCGGCGCCGGTCGACCTGGAAGGCCGCTGCAACGACCACCTGGGActctacggcggcggcgggaggaggctgGGGCTCAAGGGCTTCGCGAGGGAGGTGCTGGGGCTCGTCATGGAGAAGCCCCGCCATGTCACCATGAGCAACTGGGAGAAGCATGACCTCGACGTGGCCCAGATCCAGTACGCGTGTATCGACGCGTACGTGTCTTACAAGCTGGGCGAGAGGGTCCTCGTCATTAACTGAAGTGGAACGTGGGGCTATCAGCTATCATCTTTGATTTGAGTTTCGTCAAGGTCGTGTGTTATGTTTGCAAACTGATGAGCAACTCAGTTCCATTAGTCAgctgttttttttaattcccTTGATTTGATTAGGTTCAAAATGCTAATTAGAGGTCGGCCTCTAACTTCTTGAGGTGCAACTTTGATCCCTATCAGTCCCTGTTTAATCACATCTGTATGCTGTGAGGCCATGAAATCTGTGAACCGTATTTTAGAAAAGATGCCAGCAGGAACGTCGAAAGTATATAGAAGTTCTTTAGTATTCTACGTGAGAATTGTTGCCTAGATATTTATTCTTGAGCAATTGCTGCCATATCCCATCCTCATTAATTTGAAAAGTGATTTTTTGGATGTCAAGGATTTGTACGCCTATTGCTTAATCCACATGGTTCTTTATGCCTACAAAGGATTACATTTTGCTAAAATGTATTTGTTCGTACGGTCATCTCCCTACAAGAAAAACAATCGGTCTATATCAATCCAGTTCCCCGACAATGTTTTGTTCCATCCTGGAACAGACTGTTGATGAGGGAGAAGATCACATATTTTTTATTACTATGTCATCAGAAAGGTAAACATCAGATAAATCTTGTTTCTCAATGTGTAAAACGGACTGCAAGTTCCTCTCCACCTGAGAATAAAGTGAGTTGGGACTCCTTACCAAACTACGTGGCCAGACACCATCATGCCGTATATCAATGTATGCTGATGACGCAACAATTTTTATTGCACCGAGGAAGGAGGAAATAGATGCACTGGTCAACATCCTGTACGGATTTGGTGAAGTAACAGAGCTCAAAACAAACTTCCACAAATCAACGGTCGTCCCTATCCGCTGTGAGGGAGTACAACTCAATGAAGTTCTGCATAACCTACCTGCCAAGCGCACATTACTCCCTATCAAGTATCTAGGCCTTCCATTATCCACACAACGCCTAAGGACTGTTGACTTCCAACCTCTAATGGACAAAGCTATTGGAAAACTTACTGGCTGGAATGGAAGGAACATGACTGTGGCCGGCAGACCCACGCTCATCAAGGCCGTGCTAACTTCTCAACCGGTGTACCTACTAACGGCCTTGAAGGCATCTAAAGAAATTATGAAGAGCATTGATGATAAGAGAAAACAGTTCTTATGGGCGGGAACTGAACGCATCACGGGCGGTAAATGCAAAGTAAACTGGGTGCGATCGGCAAGGCCGAGGAGAGGGGGCGGCTGAGGGGTCCTACACCTAGCAAAATTCGCTCGAGCGTTGCGTCTACGGTAGCTTTGGCACGACTGGATGAATGAGGGTCCGCTCTCGGACCAACGGGATATTCCTTGCTCACAAGCAGACCATAAACCTTTTGCCACAGCAACCACGGTCACAATTGGGGATGGCAAGAAAGCATCCTTCTGGCACAACAGTTGGGCACAGGGACAGAGGTCGAGAGACATGGCCCCGAATTTGTTCAATATCTCCAGGATGAAGAATAGGACCCTGCACGATGCTATGACCGCtgatgtttggatacgagactTAAACCTACTACACCGCGGCTTCTCTGTGACACACTTTGTAGAGTACCACCGTCTATGGGTTGCAGTCAACCGGATACAGCTACGCCCGGATTAGCCGGACACCATCGTATGGAAACTTACGGCGGATGTGCAGTATAATTCGCAATTTGCCTACCAAGCTCGATTCTTAGGATCAACGACATCTAACTTCGACACTATCATTTGGAAAACGTGGGTGCCGCCGAAGTGTAAGTTTTTTAGCTAGCTAGCCGTACATGATAGAATATGGATAGCGGATCGCCTAGAGAGACAGGGATGGCCTAACCGGCTGCAATGCGCACTTTGTAACACAACTCAAAAGACTGACCTTCATCTTTTCACAGAGTGCTCTTTTACAAAGACAATATGGGCAGAGATGGGTGCATGGACACGATACGCTTATATTGACCCAGGCCACTGGGACGGACATGAGTCTCTGCATAGTTGGTGGACAACTTTGGCATCCGCTCAGGTGGCCAACAGGAAAGGGCTGCGAAGCTTAATTAGTCTCATCCTATGGGAAATTTGGAATGAAAGGAACACCAGGATTTTTCAAAACAAGGAGTAGGTGCTAAGCACCTAAAGTCCTTCATTAACGCGGTGAGGGATCTGTAGTATCGAGTTTTTTTTAGCACTCTTTCgttttcccttttttctttGGGATGTGCGTGTGCAGTATGTATAGAATTTTTGTACTTCGCCCGTCGGGCATTCCTCCGCttttttaatatagcagcagctctcctgctagctcgtttcaaaaaaaagaataaacatTAGGTTAACTTGTCTCTTAATAGTTTTTTAGTATTTGAAGCAAATGCATAATATTCCTTGTAatcctttcctctttctttgACAAACTTTTTATTATGAGAAGCACAGCTTTTAGAGCCAGGTGATTGTAGAGGTTGATGAATGATgagtgtgtgttgggggggggggggggggcgcaaaATTACCGCTTGAGAAACATGTTCAGCGAGTACAGCCGAGAGCTAGCATAGGCTCAGCTGCATCCCATTTGAAAAATTACACAAAGGATGcactttattaaaaaaacatggGCCAGGTGTTTTTCCATCCCATTCAAAACAAGTGATATCTTAagaactgtgcaattaatttatTTTAACTTCAGCAAACTAAATATACGAGTAAATAGCTAGAATCACTGTATATGGGTTGTAAGTAGTATTTTCTTCTTGAAAAATGTGTTTTCAGTATTACATTTCATTGAATTATCAGTTCCGTAAAGATCAGTACGATGATCAGAGTCATAGACACCACAAGAAAATGTACCATCCGTAAGCTTTCATCAACACATCATAGTTAAACTCAATTTGTTAAATGATTTCCCAGAGTATCTACATATCCCCTGAGCGTGCTCATATAAACTTTCAATGTCGAGCCAAACTCCAAAGCAGGGAATCTGACTAATGATGAAATTGCTCATCAGTTAGCGAGAGATCACGGCCGAGGTGACCAGAGATCACGGCCGAATTTAGCACGACGACGGGCGGAAGAGGCCCAGCGCTGCATCAGCGGCCCAACAAGACCCTCTCGCCCAGCCTGTAGGACACGTAGGCATCAACACAGGCGTACCCGATATGGGGCCGGTCCAGATCACGCTTCTCCCAGTCGCTCATGGCCACGCTATCGGGCTTCTCCATGTTGAGGTCCAGCACCTCCCTGGCGTACTCCTTGAGGCCCAGCCTGTCCCCGCCCACGAGGCCCAGGTAGTCGTCGCATGGGCCCTCCAGCTCCACGGGCGCCGCGCACACGAGCCCGTGGTCGTCGGCCAGCTTCGCGGCGGCGTccacgacgccgacgccgacgagccGCACCCGGGGGTCGCGGAGGAACGCCCTGAGCACCTCCGGGACGCGGGCGAGGTAGAGCAACTGGAGGACGAGGCAGCCGGCGGAGCCGCCGGCATGGAGCTGGAGGACGGCCGCCCTGGGGGCCATCCACGCGGGGCCGCCGCCCCTGGCGGGCTGCTTGTTCCACTTGCAGTCGAGGCCGACGACGAGGGGCGCGCCGCGCGGGTGGGAGGCGCGGAGGCCCCGCACCCAGGCgtccgcgacggcggcgtcgcgggtGACGGTGGCCGCGATCTCGACGGAGCCGAAGCGGAAGGTGGAGACGGAGAGGTAGCCGTGGCCGGACGGGATCGCCCTCGGCATTCTGGTTGCTGATGATCGGGGGCGGCGCATGCATGAGCTGATCGCATCTACTACTTGATTTGATTGGCACCTCCTTTTGGAGAACCTCTGCAATGGATTGGAGCGTCAAGGCGTAATGAATCCCAAACGGTCAGTGTCCCCTTTGGATAAACCCTGATCAACTCGTTACGGGAAACGTGTGGCGGTTTTACTAGCTCCGCTCTAAAAATATACTCTAGTATATCTCTACAACTAAATCTTTACAACTAAAAAGAGGAATTAGACGAGTCAAGGGTGCATCTATATGTCGCAAGAGGCGAGAAAATAGGCTGTTGTTCCTTGAATGATTCTCCCCGCTTGACCGGTGCATACAATAATCGGNNNNNNNNNNNNNNNNNNNNNNNNNNNNNNNNNNNNNNNNNNNNNNNNNNNNNNNNNNNNNNNNNNNNNNNNNNNNNNNNNNNNNNNNNNNNNNNNNNNNTGTAACATGATCCATCTGCATGCAAATCTGAAAAAAAGTCATAACTTCTAAACCGAGCATCTAAATTAAATTTAATTGCACCATTATATTTTTAGATAAGACCTTCAAAATAAGACCCCACTTGACTATGTTTTGATAATATtgtttaaaaatattttttaatagatTAATTAGTTCTGATTCATGCGAACAAATGCTTTAACATCACgaataaaaaattaaacatgacAAACCTATAATGCAAACAAAAAGACTGTACATCACGAACAAAAGATTAAGCATGATAAATAAAATAGTGGTATACC
This window encodes:
- the LOC101778685 gene encoding uncharacterized protein LOC101778685, with protein sequence MPRAIPSGHGYLSVSTFRFGSVEIAATVTRDAAVADAWVRGLRASHPRGAPLVVGLDCKWNKQPARGGGPAWMAPRAAVLQLHAGGSAGCLVLQLLYLARVPEVLRAFLRDPRVRLVGVGVVDAAAKLADDHGLVCAAPVELEGPCDDYLGLVGGDRLGLKEYAREVLDLNMEKPDSVAMSDWEKRDLDRPHIGYACVDAYVSYRLGERVLLGR
- the LOC101778286 gene encoding Werner Syndrome-like exonuclease, producing MFGRFAMPSTQASSNPTTRLTVRFGSAMIDTTVTRDAAAADEWVRAVRAASPRGAPLIVGLDCEWKPNYCSWTTSKVAILQLCAGARCLILQLLYVDRIPASVRGLLADPDVRLVGIGVGEDAAKLAADYGLECAAPVDLEGRCNDHLGLYGGGGRRLGLKGFAREVLGLVMEKPRHVTMSNWEKHDLDVAQIQYACIDAYVSYKLGERVLVIN